Proteins from a genomic interval of Caldicellulosiruptor diazotrophicus:
- a CDS encoding MotE family protein — protein sequence MAEAKVVEGLTTENNPKKKKRKGLLILLIIFLILAGASFATVYFNLFGSKNALDAFLKKTPFAKSTNKAKTADIQKIYEKQIADLQKQKESLLEKLSLLEKQNTNLQKQIEDLTVKITNLTSKQEDNQNRTKYFASLLQNMDSKKAAKIVENLLDTNSQVAHDVLSSIPSENASEILSNIAPEKTIKLLGISNSNQKTNSEDISILTNIYKNIDPKVAASIFENMMSDNAKYTLVIRILKSLDTKISSQIISNMRAENAAKVTSSLSALR from the coding sequence GTGGCAGAGGCTAAAGTTGTAGAGGGTTTGACAACTGAAAATAATCCAAAAAAGAAAAAGAGAAAGGGTTTATTAATACTTTTAATAATTTTTTTGATTCTTGCTGGGGCGTCATTTGCTACTGTATACTTTAATCTTTTTGGTTCGAAAAATGCTTTGGATGCATTTCTAAAGAAAACTCCATTTGCAAAAAGTACAAATAAGGCAAAAACAGCAGATATCCAAAAGATATATGAAAAGCAGATTGCTGACCTTCAAAAACAAAAAGAGAGCTTACTGGAAAAACTTTCTTTGCTGGAAAAACAAAATACCAATTTGCAAAAGCAGATAGAAGATTTAACTGTGAAAATAACCAACCTTACTTCAAAGCAGGAGGATAATCAAAACAGAACAAAATATTTTGCAAGTTTGCTTCAAAATATGGATTCAAAAAAAGCTGCAAAGATAGTTGAGAACTTGTTAGATACAAATAGTCAAGTGGCACATGATGTGCTTTCATCTATACCATCTGAGAATGCCTCAGAGATACTATCAAATATTGCACCTGAGAAGACGATAAAATTATTAGGAATTTCAAACTCAAATCAAAAGACAAATTCTGAAGATATCTCTATTTTGACAAACATCTATAAAAACATTGACCCGAAAGTTGCAGCGTCAATATTTGAAAATATGATGAGTGATAACGCAAAATATACATTAGTAATTAGAATACTAAAGTCACTTGATACAAAAATATCTTCGCAGATAATAAGTAATATGAGAGCGGAGAATGCTGCAAAGGTCACATCAAGCCTTTCAGCATTAAGATAG
- the fliM gene encoding flagellar motor switch protein FliM — protein sequence MGDILSQSEIDELLRSLTSGELSIEEIQKPKQEKNIRVYDFKRPSKFAKDHLRTLQMIFENYARIVTTFLSGYLRTVVQMDVLSVEQLTYYEFSNSLSNPVVMGIVNFSPLKGSIVFEMAPEIAFAMIDRVLGGFGKGIDKVRTFTEIELALLERLLQQLINYFQEAWENIVVLRPRLEKIETNPQFTQIVSPNETVALVTIAMKVGEAEGMANICLPHMVIEPIMPRLSTKFWFSTSAKETSEETKEYLQKKIERTRVTVKAVLGRTQITVREFLDLQVGDVLRLDRRKNQEIEIFVGNKLKFYGVPGRKEGRIAVKITRVEEGEDFR from the coding sequence ATGGGCGATATACTGTCTCAGAGCGAAATAGATGAGCTTTTGCGTTCTCTTACATCTGGTGAACTTTCAATAGAAGAGATTCAAAAACCAAAACAAGAAAAGAACATAAGGGTATATGATTTTAAAAGACCAAGTAAGTTTGCAAAAGACCATTTGAGAACTCTTCAGATGATATTTGAAAATTACGCCCGGATTGTCACCACCTTTTTGTCTGGGTATTTAAGGACAGTTGTTCAGATGGACGTGTTATCGGTTGAACAGCTGACATATTATGAATTTAGCAATTCTCTTTCTAATCCGGTTGTGATGGGCATTGTAAATTTCTCACCATTAAAAGGAAGTATTGTATTTGAGATGGCCCCAGAGATTGCGTTTGCCATGATAGATAGAGTCCTTGGAGGATTTGGGAAGGGAATAGATAAAGTGAGGACTTTTACCGAGATCGAGCTTGCACTGTTAGAAAGACTACTTCAGCAACTTATCAATTATTTTCAGGAAGCATGGGAGAATATTGTTGTTCTTCGGCCACGGCTTGAAAAAATAGAAACAAATCCGCAGTTTACTCAGATTGTGTCACCTAATGAGACAGTTGCGCTTGTGACCATTGCTATGAAAGTTGGCGAGGCGGAAGGGATGGCAAACATATGCCTTCCGCATATGGTGATAGAGCCGATAATGCCGAGGCTTTCAACGAAGTTCTGGTTTTCAACATCTGCGAAAGAAACATCAGAGGAGACAAAAGAGTATTTACAGAAAAAAATTGAAAGAACAAGGGTTACAGTAAAAGCAGTACTTGGCAGAACACAAATTACAGTCAGAGAATTTTTGGATCTTCAGGTGGGTGATGTATTGAGACTTGACAGAAGAAAAAACCAGGAAATAGAAATTTTTGTTGGGAATAAATTAAAGTTTTATGGTGTTCCAGGACGAAAAGAAGGTAGGATTGCGGTAAAGATTACACGGGTAGAAGAGGGGGAGGATTTTAGATGA
- a CDS encoding FliH/SctL family protein yields the protein MSNVIRNNQVLIQNPVETNYKMLIEKLIKAKAEIEHYERKLKEKEEEFDKQKSRAEALQKEAEDILKKAKEEAQKIINEANVRAQGILQQAQEDGYKEGFEKGLFNAQREYEKMLENVEIQKAMILKERENMLKELETKLLLLIPQILEKVLEREIKDKSFLQQYIKNAILQLSIRNNLSLRVSEEDFEYVNSQLDKILREIDGVNKVDVKVDKALRSGDIVIETPYGFVETGVKMRVEKIQEIVLSLIGD from the coding sequence TTGTCTAATGTTATAAGAAATAATCAGGTTCTAATTCAAAATCCAGTTGAGACAAACTACAAAATGCTTATTGAAAAGCTTATAAAAGCAAAAGCTGAAATTGAGCATTATGAAAGAAAATTAAAAGAAAAAGAAGAAGAGTTTGATAAGCAAAAAAGTAGAGCTGAGGCTCTTCAAAAAGAGGCTGAAGATATCTTGAAAAAAGCAAAGGAAGAGGCGCAGAAGATAATAAATGAAGCAAATGTTCGCGCACAGGGAATTTTGCAACAGGCACAGGAAGATGGTTATAAAGAAGGGTTTGAAAAAGGTTTGTTTAATGCTCAAAGAGAGTATGAAAAGATGCTTGAAAATGTAGAAATTCAAAAGGCAATGATATTAAAGGAAAGAGAGAATATGCTCAAAGAACTTGAGACCAAGCTTTTACTTCTTATACCCCAGATTTTAGAAAAGGTATTAGAGAGAGAGATAAAAGATAAAAGTTTTCTTCAGCAGTATATTAAGAACGCTATTTTACAACTTTCTATCCGAAACAATTTGTCTTTAAGAGTTAGTGAGGAAGATTTTGAGTATGTAAATAGTCAACTTGATAAGATTCTACGGGAAATTGACGGAGTTAATAAAGTAGATGTGAAGGTTGATAAAGCTTTGAGAAGTGGGGATATAGTCATTGAAACTCCATACGGTTTTGTCGAAACAGGAGTAAAGATGAGAGTTGAAAAGATACAGGAAATAGTTTTATCTTTGATTGGTGATTGA
- a CDS encoding response regulator, translating to MAKRILIVDDAAFMRMMLKDIITKNGYEVAGEAENGAKAVEMYKELKPDLVMMDITMPEMDGIQAVREIKKIDPQAKIIMCSAMGQQAMVIESIQAGARDFIVKPFQAERIVEAIKKVLG from the coding sequence ATGGCAAAAAGAATTTTGATAGTTGATGATGCAGCTTTTATGAGAATGATGTTAAAAGATATTATCACAAAAAACGGTTACGAGGTTGCAGGAGAGGCAGAAAACGGGGCTAAGGCAGTGGAAATGTATAAGGAATTAAAACCTGACCTTGTCATGATGGACATTACAATGCCTGAAATGGATGGTATCCAAGCTGTAAGAGAAATAAAAAAGATAGACCCACAGGCCAAAATAATCATGTGTTCTGCTATGGGTCAACAGGCAATGGTTATAGAATCCATTCAAGCAGGTGCACGTGATTTTATAGTAAAACCGTTCCAGGCAGAAAGAATTGTTGAAGCAATAAAAAAAGTGCTTGGATAA
- a CDS encoding flagellar hook-length control protein FliK, with the protein MGIQSIVNTNMLFSKTSAATSKTKDRQENNISFKDVFKKISDNAEDVGNKNSVLPRKVVIGSRRSAIVFSQGQEQKDKTNFQEDRLLSQDFSDSTNSDFENRSEIQSLQAQMMEFLQLIFNLFQSGESLDRFNLEQLFQNSSIQGTDFLNLQLRSVQMSMNLDQYLNLNTNLSNKAAISDLLQNVVQTIEQKTQNQQIQNFSIIQGNGVNAGNILELLEEIFLEKDKQKPEFDVIPDDSSWIKSFKNLFEQEGQNFKVLSESGDGKEIFKNILNVLENIAKRLNGQKIANSFNLEIPDKVQITEKGSSNIDSIGSKDDFNKVFSTLLKKDESSSINDGKAEVKTLDLKQYPFAIQNKVENMENTISSQDDSKVKELRMSIISQLAQKISLVNKENLTTLQVNIKPEWLGSVVIELSKDSNGKIFGNLIVTTPHVKEIIEGSLNSLLTILKDQGINISQLNVSLGGNYTGQQNQEQQRFFQRRNLIVQGNEESTRSIESLIYEISESILNLKA; encoded by the coding sequence GTGGGTATACAGAGCATTGTTAATACTAATATGCTGTTTTCAAAAACATCCGCTGCAACATCGAAAACAAAAGATAGGCAGGAAAACAATATATCATTTAAAGATGTTTTCAAAAAAATATCTGACAATGCAGAGGATGTAGGCAATAAAAACAGTGTTTTGCCAAGAAAGGTAGTAATAGGGAGTCGTAGATCAGCTATTGTATTTTCTCAAGGACAGGAACAAAAAGATAAAACTAATTTTCAAGAAGACAGGCTTTTATCACAAGATTTTTCAGACAGTACAAACTCAGACTTTGAAAATAGGTCTGAGATACAATCATTGCAAGCTCAGATGATGGAGTTTTTACAGCTAATTTTTAATTTGTTTCAAAGTGGTGAGAGCTTGGACAGGTTTAATTTAGAACAGCTTTTTCAGAATAGCAGTATCCAAGGAACAGATTTTTTAAATCTGCAGTTGCGGTCAGTGCAGATGAGCATGAATTTAGATCAGTATTTAAATTTAAACACTAATCTGAGTAATAAAGCAGCAATTTCTGATCTTTTACAAAATGTAGTGCAGACAATTGAACAGAAAACTCAAAACCAACAGATACAAAATTTTAGCATTATCCAAGGAAATGGGGTTAATGCAGGAAATATTTTAGAGTTATTAGAAGAAATCTTTCTTGAAAAAGATAAGCAAAAACCAGAGTTTGATGTTATACCAGATGATAGTTCATGGATTAAAAGTTTTAAAAATCTTTTTGAACAGGAAGGTCAAAACTTCAAAGTTTTGTCTGAATCAGGTGATGGCAAAGAGATTTTTAAGAATATTTTAAATGTTCTTGAGAATATTGCTAAAAGATTAAATGGTCAAAAAATAGCAAATAGTTTTAATTTGGAGATTCCAGATAAAGTACAAATAACCGAAAAAGGGAGCAGTAATATTGATAGTATAGGTTCGAAAGATGATTTTAACAAAGTTTTTTCAACCTTGTTGAAAAAAGATGAAAGTAGTAGCATAAATGACGGAAAAGCAGAAGTTAAAACCTTAGATTTAAAACAGTATCCATTTGCTATTCAGAACAAGGTAGAGAATATGGAGAACACAATCTCATCCCAAGATGACAGTAAAGTAAAAGAACTGAGAATGTCTATAATAAGTCAACTTGCACAAAAAATTTCTTTAGTGAATAAGGAGAATTTAACTACTTTGCAGGTGAACATAAAACCTGAGTGGCTTGGAAGTGTAGTAATTGAACTGAGCAAAGATAGTAATGGAAAGATTTTTGGGAATCTGATTGTAACAACGCCTCATGTTAAAGAAATCATAGAAGGGTCACTAAATAGTCTTCTTACTATACTCAAAGACCAAGGAATAAACATATCACAACTTAATGTAAGCTTAGGGGGAAATTACACTGGTCAGCAAAATCAAGAACAGCAGAGGTTTTTTCAAAGAAGAAATTTGATTGTTCAGGGTAATGAGGAGAGTACCAGAAGTATAGAGAGTTTGATTTATGAGATTAGTGAAAGTATTCTCAACTTGAAGGCTTGA
- a CDS encoding TIGR02530 family flagellar biosynthesis protein, translated as MTVNNIKGITGGKLEGFVSTTQRKTTESFNSILSSSIKISKHANERLKFQNINLDESTLEKLEEAVKKAEKKGLKNDVLILEGNKAYIVNIKNRVIVTVKDVSNLKDNIFTNIDGVLMI; from the coding sequence ATGACAGTAAACAATATAAAAGGTATTACTGGTGGGAAGCTTGAAGGTTTTGTTTCAACTACTCAAAGGAAAACCACAGAAAGTTTTAATAGTATACTTTCTTCATCAATTAAGATTTCAAAACACGCTAACGAAAGGTTAAAGTTCCAGAATATAAATTTGGATGAATCTACTTTAGAAAAGCTTGAAGAGGCTGTGAAAAAGGCTGAGAAAAAAGGTCTCAAAAATGATGTACTGATTTTAGAGGGGAATAAGGCATATATAGTAAATATAAAAAACAGGGTAATTGTGACTGTAAAAGATGTTTCAAACTTGAAAGATAACATATTCACAAACATTGATGGTGTGCTGATGATTTAA
- a CDS encoding flagellar FlbD family protein, translating into MIKLRRINNKEFVVNADFIEFVESTPDTVITLTNGIKLVVKESVDEVIEKVIEYKKRIFEGIIFNIQPVQKEHEG; encoded by the coding sequence ATGATAAAATTGAGAAGGATAAACAACAAAGAGTTTGTGGTAAATGCCGATTTTATAGAGTTTGTAGAGTCCACTCCAGACACTGTTATAACCCTCACGAATGGCATAAAACTTGTTGTGAAAGAGTCTGTGGATGAGGTCATTGAAAAGGTCATTGAATATAAAAAGAGGATTTTTGAGGGTATTATATTTAATATACAACCTGTGCAAAAGGAGCATGAAGGATGA
- a CDS encoding flagellar hook capping FlgD N-terminal domain-containing protein, with amino-acid sequence MSDLFVSNNTNISNSTQGSTASSGKNILGKQEFLNLLVTQLRYQDPLKPMEDKEFVAQLAQFSALEQMQNLNESFEFLKAQSMIGRYIVATNPADTSKTIEGRVDSIRVDGSKVYLKVNGTEVFSDNVKEVYHSYSEEVLSNIYSKVPSKEDLLEILISSQKGE; translated from the coding sequence ATGTCTGACTTATTTGTAAGTAATAATACAAATATATCAAACTCAACTCAAGGTTCAACTGCATCATCTGGTAAAAATATTCTTGGCAAACAGGAGTTTTTAAATCTTTTAGTCACACAGCTAAGGTATCAGGACCCATTAAAACCAATGGAAGACAAAGAGTTTGTTGCCCAGCTTGCTCAGTTTTCTGCCCTTGAACAGATGCAAAACTTGAATGAGTCATTTGAATTTTTGAAAGCCCAAAGTATGATAGGAAGATATATTGTAGCAACAAATCCAGCAGATACATCAAAGACCATAGAGGGAAGAGTTGACAGTATAAGGGTGGATGGCAGCAAGGTATATTTAAAAGTAAACGGTACAGAGGTATTTTCTGATAATGTAAAGGAGGTTTATCATTCTTACTCTGAGGAGGTTTTATCGAATATTTACAGCAAAGTGCCTTCAAAGGAAGACTTGCTAGAGATACTGATCTCCTCGCAAAAGGGAGAATGA
- the fliI gene encoding flagellar protein export ATPase FliI — MLEKLKSKIDSTNFYQFTGFVNQVIGLTIESQGPAVSIGTLCRIKAAKTETLAEVVGFKENKVLLMPYSDLVGVFPGCKVIAQDSMFEVKVGKELLGRILDGLGQPIDGKGEIKSKIKYPVENRAPSPLERPRIDTIMPLGIKAIDTLLTIGKGQRVGIFAGSGVGKSTLLGMIARNAKADVNVLALIGERGRELKEFLEKDLKEEGLKRSVVVVATSDESALKRVKAAYVAMTIAEYFRDQGLDVLFLMDSLTRFAMAQREIGLAVGEPPVSRGYTPSVFSIMPKLLERAGKNRKGSITALFTVLVDGDDFNEPITDTARGILDGHIVLSRAIANKNHYPAIDVLASISRVMNDIVDPFHKELANETKRILAVYREAEDLINIGAYTKGSNPEIDRSIELVPRINQFLRQEVDERFEFEEEIEMLKAIIS, encoded by the coding sequence ATGCTTGAGAAGTTGAAGTCAAAAATTGACAGTACAAATTTTTATCAGTTCACCGGTTTTGTAAATCAGGTTATAGGTCTTACAATAGAATCACAAGGTCCGGCTGTTAGCATAGGAACTTTGTGCCGTATAAAGGCTGCAAAGACAGAGACCTTAGCAGAAGTTGTAGGATTTAAAGAGAACAAAGTGCTTTTAATGCCATATTCTGACCTTGTTGGTGTGTTTCCTGGCTGCAAGGTAATTGCCCAGGACAGCATGTTTGAGGTAAAGGTGGGTAAAGAACTTTTAGGCAGAATCCTCGACGGTCTTGGTCAGCCAATTGATGGTAAAGGCGAGATAAAGTCAAAGATAAAATATCCTGTTGAAAACAGGGCTCCAAGCCCGCTTGAAAGACCAAGGATAGACACCATAATGCCACTTGGAATAAAGGCTATAGATACTCTTTTGACCATTGGGAAAGGACAGAGAGTTGGCATATTTGCAGGAAGCGGTGTTGGTAAGAGTACGCTACTTGGCATGATAGCACGAAATGCAAAGGCTGATGTTAATGTACTTGCTTTGATTGGTGAAAGAGGAAGGGAACTTAAAGAGTTCCTGGAAAAGGATTTGAAGGAAGAAGGACTTAAAAGGTCTGTTGTAGTAGTTGCAACCTCGGACGAGTCGGCACTGAAAAGAGTAAAGGCGGCATATGTTGCGATGACAATTGCAGAATATTTTCGTGACCAGGGGCTTGATGTTCTTTTTTTGATGGACTCACTTACAAGGTTTGCAATGGCTCAAAGGGAGATAGGTCTTGCAGTTGGTGAGCCGCCAGTGTCGCGTGGGTACACACCGTCTGTATTTTCCATAATGCCAAAACTTTTGGAGCGAGCAGGAAAGAACCGGAAAGGGTCTATCACAGCTCTTTTTACTGTCCTTGTTGACGGTGATGATTTTAACGAGCCTATTACTGATACTGCACGTGGTATTTTGGATGGTCATATTGTCCTATCAAGAGCGATAGCTAATAAAAACCATTATCCGGCCATTGATGTGCTTGCAAGCATTAGCAGGGTGATGAACGATATTGTTGATCCTTTTCACAAAGAGCTTGCGAACGAGACAAAACGAATTTTGGCTGTGTACAGGGAAGCAGAGGATTTGATAAACATTGGTGCGTATACTAAAGGTTCGAATCCGGAGATTGACAGGTCAATTGAACTTGTCCCGCGGATAAACCAGTTTTTAAGACAGGAGGTTGACGAGAGGTTCGAGTTTGAAGAGGAGATTGAGATGCTAAAGGCTATAATCTCATAA
- a CDS encoding flagellar hook protein FlgE, protein MMRSMFSSISALRAHQTRMDVIGDNIANVNTVGFKSSRVTFASVFASVLKSASAPDTSSGRGGSNPMQIGLGVSVASVDMNMTRGSLQRTDNPTDLAIEGDGFFVVGGDGKAPRFTRAGNFSLDKMGNLVTATGLNVLGWMYDPVNNQIDTTKSPSKINILAFPTLPPKATDKISFDGNLSADTKIYSGQITKFEDLLNVPADSKYSTSFKIFDSQGKEHTLQLTFVKTGDNTWEWFVDAPRIKKNIGTAQNPQEAYVYVDDMIEANNDYDNFIARGTITFGQAGKVFDDENTADVEGITITGGRFINTQDGTFTINFKNNVVNPVTLKVNSSQFDVNDATNIAFFLKNITQFGNMESSIRVAQMTGYSAGSLQGFNVDASGKITGVYSNGLNQLIGQIAVATFANPAGLQRIGDNLYINTVNSGDPEIGTPGSGSRGTISQGTLEMSNVDLAKEFTDMIVTQRGYQANARVITASDELLQDLVNIKR, encoded by the coding sequence ATGATGAGGTCAATGTTTTCTTCTATATCTGCGCTTCGTGCTCACCAGACCAGAATGGACGTAATTGGTGATAACATCGCCAATGTAAATACGGTGGGATTTAAGTCAAGCAGAGTGACGTTTGCCTCTGTATTTGCTTCAGTCTTAAAATCAGCGTCGGCACCAGATACATCCTCTGGAAGAGGCGGTTCAAATCCAATGCAGATTGGTCTTGGTGTGTCGGTTGCGTCTGTTGATATGAACATGACAAGAGGAAGCCTTCAGAGGACAGATAATCCAACAGATCTTGCGATTGAAGGCGATGGATTTTTTGTTGTGGGAGGAGACGGAAAGGCTCCACGATTTACAAGAGCTGGGAATTTCAGTTTGGACAAGATGGGGAATTTAGTGACAGCAACGGGATTGAATGTTCTTGGATGGATGTATGACCCTGTAAACAATCAAATTGATACAACAAAATCGCCTTCAAAGATAAACATACTTGCATTTCCAACTTTGCCTCCAAAGGCAACAGATAAGATTAGTTTTGATGGGAACCTGAGTGCGGACACAAAAATCTATTCAGGGCAAATAACAAAATTTGAAGATTTGTTGAACGTTCCTGCCGATAGCAAATATTCAACCAGTTTCAAGATTTTTGATTCACAAGGGAAAGAACATACATTGCAGTTGACTTTTGTAAAAACAGGAGATAATACATGGGAATGGTTTGTAGATGCTCCGAGAATAAAGAAGAATATAGGTACTGCCCAAAATCCACAGGAAGCGTACGTATATGTTGATGATATGATAGAGGCAAACAATGACTATGACAACTTTATTGCAAGGGGAACAATAACATTTGGACAAGCTGGAAAGGTATTTGATGACGAGAACACCGCTGATGTAGAAGGAATTACTATAACAGGAGGGCGATTTATTAATACACAAGATGGTACGTTCACAATTAATTTCAAGAACAATGTTGTTAATCCTGTTACATTAAAAGTTAATAGTTCTCAGTTTGATGTGAATGATGCCACAAACATTGCCTTTTTCTTGAAGAATATAACTCAATTTGGTAATATGGAAAGTTCTATAAGAGTGGCGCAAATGACAGGATATAGCGCTGGAAGCCTTCAAGGGTTTAACGTTGATGCATCAGGCAAGATAACAGGTGTATATTCAAATGGTTTGAACCAGCTAATTGGTCAGATTGCGGTTGCGACATTTGCAAATCCTGCAGGGCTTCAGCGAATAGGCGATAATCTTTATATAAACACAGTAAACTCAGGTGACCCTGAGATTGGCACACCTGGGTCTGGGTCAAGAGGTACAATCTCTCAAGGAACGCTTGAGATGTCAAATGTGGACTTGGCAAAAGAGTTTACAGACATGATTGTAACTCAAAGAGGGTATCAGGCAAATGCAAGGGTGATAACAGCATCAGATGAACTTTTACAGGATTTAGTTAATATTAAGAGGTAA
- the fliJ gene encoding flagellar export protein FliJ, whose translation MKRFRFEQLLKLKTQFEEIKKCDLARQNQILNEYVAKKVELEENAKKVKEDLKSLCLNGFSPQQMKVYFQFLSMLKKRMDVQNQLIYFQQIRVEEKKKEVVESMIEKKKFEKLKEKYLINLVNEIKQLENKELDRVVSYKIYKGIGDRSGRG comes from the coding sequence ATGAAAAGGTTCAGGTTTGAACAGCTATTAAAGTTAAAAACGCAGTTTGAGGAAATAAAAAAATGTGATCTTGCCAGGCAAAATCAGATTTTGAATGAATATGTTGCAAAAAAGGTTGAACTGGAGGAGAATGCAAAAAAGGTGAAAGAAGATTTAAAAAGTCTTTGCTTGAATGGTTTTTCGCCACAGCAGATGAAAGTTTATTTCCAGTTTCTCAGTATGCTAAAAAAGAGAATGGATGTTCAAAACCAGTTAATTTACTTTCAGCAAATTAGAGTTGAGGAGAAGAAAAAAGAGGTAGTAGAAAGCATGATTGAAAAGAAAAAGTTCGAAAAGCTAAAGGAAAAGTATTTGATAAATTTGGTGAATGAGATAAAACAACTTGAAAACAAGGAACTTGATAGAGTTGTTTCATACAAAATCTACAAAGGTATAGGTGATAGAAGTGGCAGAGGCTAA
- the fliY gene encoding flagellar motor switch phosphatase FliY yields the protein MSDLLSQDEIDALLRGMNQASPSSPAISDQDKDVLGEIGNISMGTAATTLSILLNQKVNITTPVVSILKWDELPKEFPVPYVAIKVVYKEGLDGVNLLILKKEDVEIIADLMMGGTGQIEFTDELTELQLSAIQEAMNQMVGSASTSLSSMLNLKIDINPPEAFVIDFAQNAEEMIPELKRADEIVKVAFRMTIGDLIDSQIMQLIPVDFAKQLVDAMLKNALGTSVQAETTVQTQHESGKEEVLRQPSSQTSKSQRTASQPSYTPTPKKEQPQQVYNVSPVQFESFDEEEERRYPENIELILDVPLEITVELGRTQKLVREILEFSTGSIIELEKLAGEPVDILVNGKVIAKGEVVVIDENFGVRITDIVNPSNRL from the coding sequence ATGAGCGATTTGCTCTCTCAGGACGAAATAGACGCTCTTTTGCGGGGAATGAACCAAGCATCACCATCATCACCTGCAATATCTGACCAGGACAAAGATGTATTAGGCGAAATTGGAAACATTTCAATGGGTACAGCAGCCACAACGTTGAGCATTTTGCTAAACCAGAAGGTGAACATTACAACGCCAGTTGTGAGCATTTTAAAATGGGATGAGCTTCCTAAGGAGTTTCCTGTGCCATATGTGGCAATAAAAGTTGTTTACAAAGAAGGGCTTGACGGCGTAAATCTTCTCATTCTAAAAAAAGAAGATGTTGAAATTATTGCAGACCTTATGATGGGCGGTACAGGTCAAATTGAGTTTACTGATGAGCTGACAGAACTTCAACTTTCAGCAATACAGGAAGCAATGAATCAGATGGTGGGTTCTGCTTCCACATCACTTTCTTCCATGCTAAATTTAAAAATTGACATAAATCCGCCCGAAGCTTTTGTGATTGACTTTGCCCAGAATGCCGAGGAGATGATACCTGAGCTAAAAAGAGCTGATGAGATTGTCAAGGTAGCTTTTCGGATGACAATAGGAGATTTGATAGATAGCCAGATTATGCAACTGATACCTGTTGATTTTGCAAAACAGCTTGTGGATGCAATGCTCAAAAATGCACTTGGTACATCTGTACAGGCAGAGACAACAGTACAAACTCAGCATGAGTCTGGGAAAGAAGAGGTATTAAGACAGCCTTCTTCTCAAACTTCAAAAAGTCAGAGGACAGCATCACAACCTTCTTATACACCGACGCCAAAGAAAGAACAGCCGCAACAAGTTTATAATGTTTCGCCTGTGCAATTTGAAAGTTTTGATGAGGAAGAGGAAAGAAGGTATCCTGAGAACATTGAACTCATTTTGGATGTGCCGCTTGAGATTACTGTCGAGCTTGGAAGGACACAGAAACTTGTAAGAGAGATTTTGGAATTTTCAACAGGGTCAATTATTGAACTTGAAAAGCTTGCAGGTGAACCTGTTGACATTCTGGTAAACGGTAAAGTCATAGCAAAAGGTGAGGTTGTAGTAATTGATGAGAATTTTGGCGTAAGGATAACTGATATTGTCAATCCCTCAAATAGATTATAA
- a CDS encoding flagellar basal body-associated FliL family protein — MKGEKINSIILILLVLLLLMMVGMGIGFLTVVKNLSPASSATKVTPVEKKPEKLYTYDVNDGKALMSNLQDTQTNAGRIIRITVQLEVTDKKLPETMKEKNIVIADIIDSVLRSKTADELLKPEGKEKVRKEIKDRLNEIFENKVYNVNFGEFIIQ, encoded by the coding sequence ATGAAAGGCGAAAAGATAAACTCAATTATTCTCATTTTACTTGTTCTGCTTCTTCTTATGATGGTGGGGATGGGAATAGGATTTTTGACTGTTGTAAAAAATTTATCACCTGCATCATCAGCTACAAAAGTTACTCCAGTTGAGAAAAAACCAGAAAAGCTTTATACATACGATGTAAATGATGGTAAGGCTCTTATGAGTAACTTGCAGGATACTCAAACAAATGCAGGAAGAATTATTAGAATAACAGTTCAGCTTGAGGTGACTGACAAAAAGCTGCCTGAGACTATGAAAGAGAAAAACATAGTAATTGCTGATATAATTGACAGTGTTTTGAGAAGCAAAACGGCAGATGAGCTTTTAAAACCTGAGGGGAAAGAAAAGGTTAGAAAAGAGATTAAAGATAGGTTAAATGAGATATTTGAGAACAAAGTGTACAATGTTAACTTTGGTGAGTTTATAATCCAGTAA